Proteins encoded within one genomic window of Flavobacteriales bacterium:
- a CDS encoding shikimate dehydrogenase, with protein MKTFGLIGYPLKHSFSKNYFEKKFKEENISHFQYINFESEKLEKLFENELLSELSGFNVTIPFKESIIPFLDDIDESAKEINAVNCVKRVNDKLIGHNTDYIGFKKSIKPLLNNTHKKALILGSGGASKAIIYALKELKIEYKVISRKSEFNYHSIDKKTINNHQIIINCTPLGTYPDIHSFPPIPYEYLSENHLLYDLVYNPEETEFIKKGKHYNCQTKNGLEMLQIQAEKSYIIWSK; from the coding sequence ATGAAAACTTTCGGTTTAATTGGCTATCCTCTAAAACATTCCTTTTCAAAAAATTACTTTGAGAAAAAGTTTAAGGAAGAGAATATAAGCCATTTTCAATACATAAATTTTGAATCCGAAAAGCTTGAAAAGCTATTTGAAAATGAGTTGCTGTCTGAACTTTCTGGCTTTAATGTAACCATTCCTTTCAAGGAGTCTATAATTCCATTTTTGGATGATATTGATGAATCAGCAAAAGAAATTAATGCAGTCAATTGCGTAAAAAGAGTAAACGATAAGCTCATAGGACATAATACAGATTATATTGGTTTCAAAAAATCCATCAAGCCTCTTTTAAATAATACTCATAAAAAAGCATTGATTTTGGGTAGTGGTGGAGCATCAAAAGCTATTATTTATGCTTTAAAAGAATTAAAAATAGAGTATAAAGTCATTTCTAGAAAGTCAGAATTCAACTATCACTCAATTGATAAAAAAACAATAAATAATCATCAAATCATTATTAATTGCACACCGCTTGGAACCTATCCAGATATCCATTCTTTTCCACCAATACCATATGAATACTTATCTGAAAATCATTTGCTTTACGATCTAGTGTATAATCCTGAGGAAACAGAATTCATAAAAAAAGGAAAACATTATAATTGCCAAACAAAAAATGGGTTAGAAATGCTACAAATACAAGCAGAAAAGTCATATATAATTTGGTCTAAGTAA
- a CDS encoding prohibitin family protein, which translates to MFENNDSGGFNPKLPRFFVIGFVAIIFLLITGGNMFYTVNPGEKAVVFKRFGGGLDKDLVVPQGFHFIAPWNKVYIYNVKIQEDYEAMEVLSKNGLSIKIDLSFRFTPDMSQLGYLHDLVGEDYLESIIRPEIRSVTREVIGEYLPEELYSTKREEVEDKIYEITSRSIGDKYIFLDAILIRDVTLPKTLQAAIENKLRQEQEALEYEFKLLRESKEAERKRIEAEGISDFQRIVTKTITPQLLKWKGVEATQELSKSPNSKVIVIGNGDGDLPIILGGND; encoded by the coding sequence ATGTTTGAAAATAATGATTCAGGTGGATTTAACCCTAAACTACCTAGATTTTTTGTAATAGGATTTGTAGCAATTATATTTTTACTAATTACTGGAGGAAATATGTTTTATACTGTAAACCCTGGAGAAAAAGCGGTAGTATTTAAGCGATTTGGTGGAGGACTAGATAAAGATTTAGTAGTCCCTCAAGGATTTCACTTTATAGCACCATGGAACAAAGTCTATATTTATAACGTGAAAATTCAGGAAGACTATGAGGCAATGGAAGTGTTGTCTAAAAATGGTTTATCCATTAAAATTGATTTGTCTTTTCGTTTTACGCCAGACATGAGTCAACTTGGATACCTTCACGATTTAGTAGGAGAAGATTACTTAGAGAGTATCATTCGACCAGAAATTCGTTCTGTAACTAGGGAGGTAATTGGTGAGTACTTACCAGAAGAATTATATTCCACAAAACGTGAGGAAGTTGAAGATAAGATTTATGAAATTACATCTAGATCAATTGGTGATAAATACATTTTCTTAGATGCAATTTTAATTAGAGATGTAACTCTTCCAAAAACACTACAGGCAGCGATTGAAAATAAACTACGTCAAGAGCAAGAAGCTTTAGAGTATGAGTTCAAACTATTGAGAGAATCTAAAGAAGCCGAAAGAAAGCGAATTGAAGCTGAAGGTATTTCAGACTTCCAGAGAATTGTAACCAAGACCATTACACCTCAATTATTGAAATGGAAAGGTGTGGAAGCTACTCAAGAATTATCAAAATCACCAAACTCTAAAGTTATTGTTATTGGAAATGGTGATGGCGATTTACCAATTATCCTTGGCGGTAACGATTAA
- the fabG gene encoding 3-oxoacyl-[acyl-carrier-protein] reductase, translating to MELLKGKTAIITGASRGIGKGIALSFAQNGANIAFTYLSSDEKAKALEAELSEYGIKAKGFKSDASNFEAAQTLADDVMSTFGSIDVLVNNAGITKDNLLMRMSEEDFDKVMEVNLKSIFNLTKAVLRPMLKQRAGSIINMSSVVGVKGNAGQANYSASKAGIIGFSKSTALELGSRNIRCNVIAPGFIQTEMTEKLDENVVKGWTDSIPLKRGGNPEDIANATLFLASDMSSYISGQVLNVCGGMLT from the coding sequence ATGGAACTTTTAAAAGGTAAAACAGCAATAATTACAGGAGCATCCAGAGGAATTGGAAAGGGTATTGCTCTAAGCTTTGCACAAAACGGTGCAAACATTGCTTTTACGTATTTATCATCCGATGAAAAAGCAAAAGCATTAGAAGCTGAATTAAGTGAATATGGAATAAAAGCAAAAGGCTTTAAGTCTGATGCATCTAATTTTGAAGCTGCTCAAACTTTAGCTGATGATGTGATGTCAACATTTGGTTCTATTGATGTTTTGGTAAACAATGCTGGTATTACCAAAGACAACCTTCTTATGCGAATGAGTGAGGAGGATTTTGATAAAGTAATGGAAGTGAATTTAAAATCCATTTTCAATTTAACAAAAGCGGTATTACGACCAATGCTAAAGCAAAGAGCAGGTTCAATTATTAACATGAGTTCTGTTGTTGGTGTTAAAGGAAATGCTGGTCAAGCTAACTATTCTGCTTCCAAAGCAGGTATAATTGGATTCTCTAAATCTACAGCATTGGAGTTAGGTTCTAGAAATATTCGTTGTAACGTTATTGCTCCAGGATTTATTCAGACTGAAATGACTGAAAAACTAGATGAAAACGTTGTAAAAGGTTGGACGGACAGCATCCCACTTAAAAGAGGAGGAAATCCTGAAGATATAGCTAATGCTACATTATTTTTAGCGTCCGATATGTCTTCTTATATTTCAGGTCAAGTGTTGAATGTTTGTGGAGGAATGCTGACTTAA
- a CDS encoding FKBP-type peptidyl-prolyl cis-trans isomerase, whose translation MEKVSYSLGVNVAKSVKNQGLESIDADAIAKAFKDVFEGNTLEISEEEANIVLQDYFGKLANAQQKANVEAGQKFLDENAKREGVVTTSTGLQYEVLQEGSGDSPKETDNVTVHYHGTLIDGTVFDSSVDRGQPATFPVNGVIPGWVEALQLMNPGAKYKLFIPSNLAYGERGAGGAIGPNATLVFEVELISIGG comes from the coding sequence ATGGAAAAAGTAAGTTATAGTTTGGGTGTAAACGTAGCCAAAAGCGTTAAAAACCAAGGTCTAGAAAGCATTGATGCAGATGCAATTGCTAAGGCTTTTAAAGATGTTTTTGAAGGTAATACATTAGAAATTTCTGAAGAAGAAGCTAATATTGTTCTCCAAGACTATTTTGGAAAACTAGCTAATGCACAACAAAAGGCTAATGTTGAAGCTGGTCAGAAATTCTTAGATGAAAACGCTAAGAGAGAAGGAGTAGTTACTACTTCAACTGGTTTACAGTACGAAGTTCTTCAAGAAGGTAGTGGAGACTCTCCTAAAGAAACAGACAATGTAACTGTACATTACCATGGAACATTAATTGATGGTACTGTTTTTGACAGTTCTGTTGACAGAGGTCAGCCGGCTACATTCCCAGTAAATGGTGTTATTCCAGGATGGGTTGAAGCATTACAGTTAATGAACCCGGGCGCTAAGTACAAATTATTCATTCCTTCTAACCTAGCTTATGGTGAAAGAGGTGCAGGTGGAGCTATTGGACCAAATGCTACTTTGGTATTCGAAGTTGAATTAATTTCAATTGGTGGATAG
- the mnmE gene encoding tRNA uridine-5-carboxymethylaminomethyl(34) synthesis GTPase MnmE, with product MFINNDTICALATSSGKGAISIIRLSGSKAIDICNSFFSKDISAVKSHTLHFGTIRKEQQIIDEVVVSVYRNPHSYTGEDVIEVSCHGSKYIQNQLIQLFIGAGARMAKAGEFTLRAFSNGKMDLSQAEAVADLISSENESAHRVAMHQMRGGFSNELKVLRDELISFASLIELELDFGEEDVEFADRQKFNALLEKIKVVLKRLIDSFTVGNVMKNGVPVAIIGRPNVGKSTLLNALLNEDRAIVSEIAGTTRDTIEDTIIIDGIQFRFIDTAGIRETDNVIENIGIKKAIEKAQNAQIIIFIIDASQKLSEQLDELEKLKANGLKEPLIIANKVDLNPSISYELPKALTISAKNKKGIDAFSKKLLECVHDNEFDRNDTLVSNNRHLEALQLSLNFVIKTSEGLNSGISGDFIAMDIRQALFHIGEITGEISTDDLLDNIFSNFCIGK from the coding sequence ATGTTTATTAACAATGATACCATTTGTGCCTTAGCAACTTCATCTGGAAAAGGTGCTATTTCTATAATAAGACTGTCCGGCAGTAAAGCCATTGACATCTGTAATTCTTTTTTTTCAAAAGATATTTCAGCAGTAAAAAGCCATACTCTTCATTTTGGAACTATTAGAAAAGAACAACAAATTATTGATGAAGTAGTGGTTAGTGTTTACAGAAACCCTCACTCCTACACTGGTGAAGATGTTATTGAAGTATCTTGTCATGGCTCTAAATACATTCAAAATCAGCTTATCCAACTGTTTATTGGTGCTGGTGCTAGAATGGCAAAAGCAGGTGAGTTTACTTTACGTGCCTTTTCGAATGGTAAAATGGATTTATCGCAAGCTGAAGCAGTTGCAGACTTAATATCTTCAGAAAATGAATCCGCACACAGAGTAGCCATGCATCAAATGCGCGGTGGCTTCTCTAATGAGCTAAAAGTATTACGAGATGAACTAATTAGTTTCGCCTCATTAATAGAACTTGAATTGGATTTTGGTGAGGAAGATGTAGAATTTGCCGATAGACAGAAATTCAATGCTTTACTTGAAAAAATAAAAGTTGTTTTAAAGCGACTAATTGACTCCTTTACTGTTGGTAATGTAATGAAAAACGGTGTCCCAGTAGCCATCATTGGTCGACCTAACGTTGGAAAGTCTACACTATTGAATGCTCTACTCAATGAAGATAGAGCCATTGTTTCAGAGATTGCAGGAACAACTAGAGACACTATTGAAGACACCATAATTATTGATGGCATTCAATTTCGCTTTATTGATACTGCTGGCATTAGGGAAACGGATAATGTAATTGAAAATATTGGTATAAAAAAAGCCATTGAAAAAGCTCAAAATGCTCAAATCATTATTTTTATCATTGATGCCTCACAAAAACTTTCCGAACAACTTGATGAGTTAGAAAAGTTAAAAGCCAATGGACTTAAAGAACCTTTAATTATTGCAAATAAGGTTGACTTAAATCCAAGTATTTCATATGAATTACCAAAAGCATTAACCATTTCAGCAAAAAACAAAAAAGGTATTGATGCTTTCTCAAAGAAACTATTAGAATGTGTTCATGACAATGAATTTGACAGAAACGATACTTTAGTCAGTAACAATAGACATCTTGAAGCTCTACAATTATCACTAAACTTTGTGATAAAAACTTCAGAAGGGTTAAATAGTGGAATAAGTGGTGATTTTATTGCTATGGATATCCGACAAGCGCTTTTTCATATTGGAGAGATTACAGGTGAAATTTCAACCGACGATTTACTGGATAATATTTTTTCAAATTTCTGTATCGGAAAGTAA
- the lpdA gene encoding dihydrolipoyl dehydrogenase, giving the protein MNFDVIVIGSGPGGYVTAIRASQLGLKTAIVEKESLGGVCLNWGCIPTKALLKSAQVFEYINHAEDFGISVKGAEADFNNVVSRSRDVADGMSKGIDFLMKKNKIEVIMGTATVKAGKKIDVVDADGKTTEYSASNIIIATGARSRELPNLPQDGKKIIGYRKAMTLEKKPSKLVVVGSGAIGVEFAYFYNAMGVDVTVVEYMPNIVPVEDEDVSKQLARTFKKAGIKVMTNSSVESVVTSGKGCVVSVKTKKGEETIECDVVLSAVGITANIENIGLEEVGIVTDKGRILVNDYYQTNIPGYFAIGDVLPTQALAHVASAEGIICVEKIAGHNPEPLDYGNIPGCTYCSPEISSVGYTEKAAKEAGYDVKVGKFPFSASGKASAAGHKDGFVKVIFDAKYGEWLGCHMIGYNVTEMIAEAVVARKLETTGHEILKAVHPHPTMSEAVMEAVAAAYGEVIHM; this is encoded by the coding sequence ATGAATTTTGATGTCATTGTTATAGGAAGTGGACCTGGCGGATACGTTACTGCCATTCGTGCTTCACAATTAGGATTAAAAACCGCTATTGTTGAAAAAGAATCTTTAGGAGGTGTATGCTTAAATTGGGGATGTATCCCAACAAAAGCACTCTTAAAATCTGCTCAAGTATTTGAATACATAAACCATGCTGAAGATTTCGGAATTTCAGTAAAAGGTGCTGAAGCAGATTTCAATAATGTAGTGTCTCGCTCCAGAGATGTTGCAGACGGTATGAGTAAAGGTATTGACTTCTTAATGAAAAAGAATAAAATTGAAGTCATAATGGGTACCGCTACCGTAAAAGCTGGCAAGAAGATTGATGTAGTTGATGCTGATGGTAAAACAACAGAATACAGTGCTTCAAATATCATCATTGCTACAGGTGCTCGTTCACGAGAACTACCAAACCTTCCACAAGACGGTAAGAAAATTATCGGCTATAGAAAAGCGATGACATTAGAGAAAAAACCATCTAAATTAGTAGTAGTTGGCTCAGGTGCTATCGGCGTAGAATTTGCATACTTCTATAATGCAATGGGTGTTGACGTAACAGTAGTTGAGTACATGCCTAATATCGTTCCTGTTGAAGATGAAGACGTTTCAAAACAACTCGCTCGTACATTCAAGAAAGCTGGTATTAAAGTAATGACTAATTCTTCAGTAGAAAGTGTTGTTACTTCAGGAAAAGGATGTGTTGTTAGCGTTAAGACTAAAAAAGGCGAAGAAACAATTGAATGCGATGTGGTTCTTTCAGCAGTTGGTATTACTGCTAATATTGAAAACATTGGACTAGAAGAAGTTGGTATCGTTACTGACAAAGGAAGAATTCTTGTGAATGATTACTACCAAACAAATATCCCTGGATACTTCGCTATCGGTGATGTATTGCCTACTCAAGCATTAGCTCACGTAGCTTCTGCTGAAGGAATTATTTGTGTAGAAAAAATAGCTGGTCATAATCCAGAGCCTTTGGACTACGGAAACATTCCAGGGTGTACGTATTGTTCACCTGAAATATCATCCGTTGGGTATACTGAAAAAGCTGCCAAAGAAGCTGGTTATGATGTAAAGGTTGGTAAATTTCCATTCTCTGCCTCAGGTAAAGCATCTGCAGCTGGGCACAAAGACGGTTTTGTAAAAGTTATTTTCGATGCAAAATACGGCGAGTGGTTAGGTTGCCACATGATTGGATACAATGTAACTGAAATGATTGCAGAAGCTGTTGTAGCTCGTAAATTAGAAACAACAGGTCACGAAATCTTAAAAGCAGTCCACCCTCACCCAACTATGAGTGAAGCGGTAATGGAAGCTGTTGCTGCAGCATACGGCGAAGTGATACATATGTAA
- a CDS encoding DUF349 domain-containing protein, which translates to MSLKKTENTNEEVISDEVTNEITTPLKDYSELTLDEIINEVNELNKSEDVFSNAKTVDIIKSVFYKKVNSEKEQKKSDFIADGGVEEEFSYTHPLEKEFKNLLNNFKKKKNDLREKIESDYIKNHKIKTAIIEDIEALINTEETLKDTFEKFKALQEKWRNTGEVSIGYRNEIWKSYHYQVERFYDYVKINNELRDLDFNKNYEKKLQICEATEALLNEKSINKIHNELQELHQKWKEIGPVKRELREEMWERFKNASRELHKKRNDHYVELKERGTQAFKNKQEICQQINELTNESADNHSRWNKLTEKVQELELKWKKEGGLNKEDNKEAWKTLRESLSLFYAKKNEFYKTKKVENKEIVNAKTKLCEKAEELIQSDNIDWKHHSQQFIKLQDDWKKSGHLPKSLSDKLWNRFKKAVNTFYKNKKAFFADLDKEKAGNLKLKEELLEKVRAYNLTDDNSSNFESLKLFQKEWYAIGSVPRDNFEIENTFKKTIDGFYSKMKVDKKELENVRFNSKLDRLKENSSPLALDKEKQFLKTKINDLQKEINQYETNVAFFGNSKGADKLKQQVLKKIQNGYDSIEELKAKIKLINSI; encoded by the coding sequence ATGAGTCTAAAAAAAACAGAAAATACAAATGAAGAAGTTATTTCAGATGAGGTAACTAATGAAATTACAACTCCTTTAAAAGATTACAGCGAATTAACTTTGGATGAAATAATAAATGAAGTTAATGAGCTTAACAAATCAGAAGATGTATTTAGCAATGCTAAAACCGTTGATATTATAAAGTCTGTTTTCTACAAAAAAGTAAACTCTGAAAAAGAACAAAAAAAATCAGATTTCATAGCTGATGGTGGCGTTGAGGAAGAATTTTCATACACTCACCCATTAGAGAAAGAATTTAAAAATCTCTTAAATAATTTCAAAAAGAAAAAGAACGATTTAAGAGAAAAGATTGAGTCCGATTATATTAAAAATCACAAGATTAAAACAGCTATAATCGAAGATATAGAAGCCTTAATTAATACAGAAGAAACTCTCAAAGACACATTCGAAAAGTTTAAAGCTTTACAAGAAAAGTGGAGAAATACAGGTGAAGTTTCTATAGGTTATCGCAATGAAATTTGGAAATCCTATCACTATCAGGTTGAACGATTTTATGATTATGTAAAAATCAATAATGAACTGAGAGATTTAGACTTCAATAAAAACTATGAGAAAAAACTTCAAATATGTGAAGCTACTGAAGCTCTACTGAATGAAAAATCAATAAATAAAATCCACAATGAACTACAAGAGCTTCACCAAAAGTGGAAAGAAATTGGTCCAGTAAAACGTGAACTTAGAGAAGAAATGTGGGAACGTTTTAAAAATGCAAGTAGAGAACTTCATAAGAAACGTAATGACCATTATGTAGAACTTAAAGAACGTGGCACTCAAGCTTTCAAAAACAAACAAGAAATTTGTCAACAAATCAACGAACTAACTAATGAAAGTGCAGACAACCATAGTAGATGGAATAAACTCACCGAGAAAGTTCAAGAATTAGAACTAAAATGGAAAAAAGAGGGTGGCCTAAATAAAGAAGATAACAAAGAAGCCTGGAAGACTTTAAGAGAAAGTTTATCTTTATTTTACGCAAAAAAAAATGAGTTTTACAAAACTAAGAAAGTTGAAAATAAAGAAATAGTAAACGCTAAAACAAAACTTTGTGAGAAAGCAGAAGAGTTAATCCAATCAGACAATATCGATTGGAAACATCACTCACAACAATTCATAAAATTACAAGATGACTGGAAGAAAAGTGGTCATCTTCCTAAAAGTCTTTCAGATAAGTTATGGAATCGTTTTAAAAAGGCTGTAAATACGTTTTACAAGAATAAGAAAGCGTTCTTCGCAGACTTAGATAAAGAAAAAGCTGGTAACTTAAAACTCAAAGAAGAGTTATTAGAAAAAGTGAGAGCTTATAACTTGACTGATGATAACTCATCAAATTTTGAAAGCCTTAAACTCTTTCAAAAAGAATGGTACGCCATTGGAAGTGTGCCTAGAGATAATTTCGAAATAGAAAACACTTTCAAAAAGACTATTGACGGCTTCTATTCAAAAATGAAAGTCGATAAAAAAGAACTTGAAAATGTTAGGTTCAATAGTAAACTAGATCGTTTAAAGGAGAACTCAAGCCCTCTTGCCCTTGATAAAGAGAAGCAATTTTTGAAAACTAAAATTAACGACTTACAAAAAGAAATTAATCAATACGAGACCAATGTCGCCTTCTTTGGTAATTCAAAAGGTGCTGACAAACTCAAACAACAAGTATTGAAAAAAATCCAAAATGGATACGATAGCATTGAGGAACTCAAGGCAAAAATTAAATTAATCAATTCAATTTAA
- the sucD gene encoding succinate--CoA ligase subunit alpha has product MSVLVDNQSKIIVQGFTGSEGTFHAGQMIEYGTNIVGGVTPGKGGQVHLEKPVFNTVAEAVEKVDANTSIIFVPPAFAADAIMESAAAGIKVIICITEGIPTKDMITVKEYISDKDCHLVGPNCPGVITPGEAKCGIMPGFVFKAGRIGVVSKSGTLTYEAADQIVKAGMGISTAIGIGGDPIIGTTTKDAVELLMNDSETDGIVMIGEIGGQLEVDAAHWIKANGTKPVVGFIAGQTAPKGRTMGHAGAIVGGEDDTAEAKMKIMSQCGIHVVESPASIGEKMAELMGVNA; this is encoded by the coding sequence ATGAGTGTATTAGTTGATAATCAATCGAAAATTATTGTTCAAGGTTTTACTGGAAGTGAAGGTACTTTTCATGCCGGTCAGATGATTGAATATGGAACCAATATTGTTGGTGGAGTAACACCAGGAAAAGGGGGGCAAGTTCATCTAGAAAAACCAGTATTTAATACTGTTGCAGAAGCTGTTGAAAAAGTTGACGCTAATACATCTATAATATTTGTGCCACCAGCATTTGCTGCTGATGCCATCATGGAATCTGCCGCTGCAGGTATAAAAGTAATTATTTGTATCACAGAAGGAATTCCTACTAAAGATATGATTACTGTCAAAGAATACATTTCTGACAAAGACTGTCACTTAGTTGGTCCTAATTGTCCGGGTGTTATCACGCCAGGAGAGGCAAAATGTGGAATTATGCCAGGATTTGTCTTTAAAGCTGGTAGAATTGGAGTAGTATCTAAATCAGGTACTTTAACTTATGAAGCTGCTGACCAAATTGTAAAGGCAGGAATGGGTATTTCTACTGCTATCGGAATTGGTGGTGATCCTATTATCGGAACAACAACAAAGGATGCGGTTGAATTGCTGATGAATGACTCTGAAACTGATGGTATTGTAATGATTGGTGAGATTGGTGGTCAGTTAGAAGTTGACGCTGCTCATTGGATTAAAGCTAATGGCACTAAGCCAGTGGTTGGTTTTATTGCTGGACAGACTGCTCCTAAAGGAAGAACTATGGGACATGCAGGTGCAATAGTTGGAGGGGAAGACGATACAGCTGAGGCTAAAATGAAAATTATGAGCCAATGTGGAATTCATGTTGTTGAATCGCCAGCAAGTATTGGTGAGAAGATGGCTGAACTAATGGGTGTAAACGCTTAA
- the uvrB gene encoding excinuclease ABC subunit UvrB, which produces MGFEIFSDFKPTGDQPQAIKQLAQGIYNDEKHQTLLGVTGSGKTFTIANVIKEVEKPTLILSHNKTLAAQLYSEFKQFFPNNAVEYFVSYYDYYQPEAYIPSSGTYIEKDLSINDEIEKLRLSTTSTLLSGRKDIIVVASVSCIYGIGNPEEFNNNVIEIHAGQKLSRNKLLNQFVTSLYSRSANQFERGNFMVRGDTVSIFPAYADIAYKIHFWGDEIEEIESFDPVNNSIIEKFEYLRIFPATIFVASKDRIQSAIHQIQDDLMDQVQFLHNTDRKTEAKRLDERVNYDLEMIRELGYCSGIENYSRYFDGRKAGTRPFCLIDYFPNDFLTVIDESHVTIPQIRAMYGGDRSRKENLVEYGFRLPAAMDNRPLKFEEFETINNQFIYVSATPADFELEQSGGVVAEQVIRPTGLLDPIIDVRPSLNQIDDLLEEIKLRIDKNERTLVTTLTKRMAEELTKYLTRFNIKCRYIHSDVDTLERVEILHELREGLFDVLVGVNLLREGLDLPEVSLVAILDADKEGFLRSQRSLTQTAGRAARNVNGLVIMYADRVTNSMQLTVDETNRRREKQMAYNTENGLVPTPLNKKKDNELAKKLNPYAIKEGMSMAAESNADYSNSKELEKAIKNTRKQMENAAQDLDFLEAVKLRDKLTELKKLKK; this is translated from the coding sequence ATGGGGTTTGAAATTTTTTCTGATTTTAAACCAACGGGTGACCAACCACAAGCTATAAAACAATTAGCTCAAGGGATTTATAACGATGAAAAGCATCAAACTCTACTTGGAGTTACAGGTTCTGGAAAAACGTTTACAATAGCAAATGTGATAAAGGAAGTTGAAAAACCTACCTTGATATTAAGTCATAATAAAACTTTAGCCGCTCAACTTTACAGTGAGTTTAAGCAGTTTTTTCCAAATAATGCTGTTGAATATTTTGTATCTTACTACGACTATTATCAACCTGAGGCCTATATACCAAGTTCAGGAACATATATCGAGAAAGACTTATCCATTAACGATGAAATAGAAAAACTCCGTTTAAGCACCACCTCTACTCTACTATCAGGCAGAAAAGATATCATTGTGGTCGCATCCGTTTCTTGTATTTATGGAATTGGAAATCCAGAAGAATTCAATAATAATGTCATTGAAATACACGCGGGACAAAAACTAAGTAGGAATAAATTACTAAATCAGTTTGTAACATCCTTATATTCTAGATCAGCCAATCAATTTGAACGTGGAAATTTTATGGTTAGAGGAGATACGGTTTCTATTTTCCCAGCCTATGCAGATATAGCTTACAAAATTCATTTTTGGGGTGATGAAATTGAAGAAATAGAAAGTTTTGACCCAGTAAATAATAGCATCATTGAAAAGTTTGAGTACTTGAGGATTTTTCCTGCTACCATATTCGTTGCTTCAAAAGACCGTATACAAAGTGCCATTCATCAAATTCAAGATGACCTTATGGACCAAGTGCAATTTCTACATAATACGGATAGAAAGACAGAAGCTAAACGTCTTGATGAGCGTGTAAACTATGATTTAGAAATGATTCGCGAATTAGGTTACTGCTCTGGAATTGAGAATTACTCCCGTTATTTTGACGGAAGAAAAGCTGGCACCAGACCATTCTGTCTAATAGATTATTTCCCAAACGATTTCTTGACGGTTATTGATGAGAGTCACGTTACCATTCCTCAGATTAGAGCCATGTATGGTGGCGATAGATCTAGAAAAGAAAACTTAGTAGAATATGGATTCCGATTACCTGCTGCTATGGACAATAGACCACTAAAATTTGAGGAATTTGAAACCATAAACAACCAATTTATATATGTAAGTGCAACGCCAGCCGATTTTGAATTAGAACAATCTGGAGGTGTTGTAGCAGAGCAAGTAATTCGACCTACCGGATTACTAGACCCTATTATTGACGTGCGTCCTTCACTCAATCAAATAGACGATTTGCTTGAAGAAATTAAGCTTAGAATAGATAAAAATGAGCGGACACTTGTTACTACTCTTACTAAGCGAATGGCGGAAGAACTAACAAAATACCTCACTAGATTCAATATTAAGTGTAGATACATTCATTCTGATGTGGACACCTTGGAACGCGTGGAAATACTACATGAACTAAGAGAAGGCTTATTTGATGTATTGGTAGGTGTAAACCTTTTGAGAGAAGGCCTTGACTTACCAGAAGTTAGCCTTGTGGCTATTTTAGATGCTGATAAGGAAGGTTTTTTACGCTCACAACGCTCATTAACGCAAACTGCAGGTAGAGCTGCCAGAAATGTAAATGGATTAGTCATAATGTATGCCGATAGAGTTACTAACAGTATGCAACTCACTGTTGATGAAACCAATAGAAGGCGTGAGAAGCAAATGGCATACAATACGGAAAATGGTCTAGTACCTACCCCGCTCAATAAGAAAAAAGACAACGAATTAGCTAAAAAGCTAAATCCTTACGCTATTAAAGAAGGCATGAGTATGGCGGCAGAATCAAATGCCGATTATTCCAACTCTAAAGAACTTGAAAAGGCTATTAAAAATACACGTAAACAAATGGAAAATGCTGCTCAAGATTTAGACTTTCTTGAAGCTGTTAAGCTCAGAGACAAGCTTACTGAGCTAAAGAAATTGAAAAAATAG